In Labilibaculum sp. DW002, one genomic interval encodes:
- a CDS encoding ComC/BlpC family leader-containing pheromone/bacteriocin — translation MQQKTKINNMNNFEIISQEELQNIKGGENEMNDVSMCEDILV, via the coding sequence ATCCAACAAAAAACTAAAATAAACAACATGAACAATTTTGAAATAATATCACAAGAAGAATTACAAAACATTAAAGGTGGTGAGAACGAAATGAATGACGTGTCTATGTGTGAAGACATTTTAGTTTAA